From a single Nostoc edaphicum CCNP1411 genomic region:
- a CDS encoding B12-binding domain-containing radical SAM protein: MRILLMYPIFPKTFWSYEKILELVDRKVLLPPLGLVTVAAILPQEWEFKLVDRNIRPATEAEWAWADVVILSAMIVQKQDLLDQIQEAKKRGKLVAVGGPYPTSVPHEVENVGADFLILDEGEITLPMFIEAIKRGDTSGTFRATEKPDVTNTPIPRFDLLELDAYDMMSVQFSRGCPFQCEFCDIIVLYGRKPRTKTPAQLLAELDYLYELGWRRGVFMVDDNFIGNKRNVKLLLKELKVWMAEHKYPFRFDTEASIDLAQDSEMLELMVECGFAAVFLGIETPDEDSLQMTKKFQNTRSSLTEAVQTIIKAGLRPMAGFIIGFDGEKAGAGDRIVRFAEQAAIPSTTFAMLQALPNTALWHRLKKEGRLRENQDGNINQTTLMNFLPTRPLEELAREYIEAFCTLYDPVQYLDRTYRCFLMMGLPSWKAPAKMPEWIVVKALLIVIWRQGIKRETRWKFWHHLFSILKRNPGVFEHYLAACAHNEHFLEYRQIVRDQIESQLAEYLAQGVEKPYVLVNEKAEEKAEAVVS; encoded by the coding sequence ATGCGAATCTTGTTAATGTATCCAATATTTCCCAAAACCTTTTGGTCTTATGAAAAAATCTTGGAGTTAGTCGATCGCAAGGTTTTATTACCACCTCTAGGTTTAGTAACAGTGGCAGCGATTCTGCCCCAAGAATGGGAATTCAAGCTGGTCGATCGCAACATCCGCCCAGCAACAGAAGCAGAGTGGGCATGGGCAGATGTAGTAATTCTCTCCGCGATGATTGTCCAGAAACAAGATTTACTTGACCAAATTCAGGAAGCAAAAAAACGTGGCAAGCTAGTCGCAGTTGGCGGCCCCTACCCCACCTCTGTACCTCATGAAGTTGAAAATGTTGGCGCAGATTTTCTGATTCTGGATGAAGGGGAAATCACCCTACCCATGTTTATTGAGGCAATCAAAAGAGGAGACACATCTGGGACTTTCCGCGCCACAGAAAAACCAGATGTCACAAATACACCAATACCCCGCTTTGATTTATTAGAATTGGATGCTTATGACATGATGTCAGTGCAGTTTTCGCGTGGGTGTCCCTTCCAATGCGAATTTTGCGACATTATTGTTCTCTACGGGCGCAAACCACGCACCAAAACCCCGGCACAACTTTTAGCAGAGTTAGATTACCTCTACGAATTGGGTTGGCGGCGGGGTGTGTTCATGGTGGATGACAACTTCATTGGCAACAAGCGGAATGTGAAATTGTTGCTGAAAGAGTTAAAAGTCTGGATGGCAGAACACAAGTATCCCTTCCGATTTGACACTGAAGCTTCAATTGACTTGGCACAAGACTCAGAAATGTTGGAGTTGATGGTTGAGTGTGGTTTCGCGGCGGTGTTTTTGGGAATCGAAACGCCGGATGAAGATAGTTTGCAAATGACCAAAAAGTTTCAAAACACTCGCAGTTCTCTAACTGAGGCAGTGCAAACCATCATCAAAGCGGGATTGCGCCCAATGGCTGGGTTTATTATCGGCTTTGATGGCGAAAAAGCAGGTGCAGGCGATCGCATTGTCCGCTTTGCAGAACAAGCAGCAATTCCTTCAACAACTTTTGCCATGTTACAAGCGTTACCTAACACCGCGCTTTGGCATCGCCTGAAAAAAGAAGGACGACTACGGGAAAATCAAGACGGCAACATCAACCAAACAACATTGATGAACTTCCTGCCCACCCGTCCTCTGGAAGAACTTGCACGAGAATATATTGAGGCATTCTGTACTTTATACGACCCAGTGCAGTATTTGGATCGCACTTATCGCTGTTTCTTGATGATGGGTTTGCCAAGCTGGAAAGCGCCAGCGAAAATGCCAGAGTGGATAGTTGTGAAAGCGTTGCTAATTGTGATTTGGCGACAAGGAATCAAACGGGAAACCCGCTGGAAATTCTGGCATCATTTGTTCAGCATTCTCAAGCGGAATCCTGGAGTTTTTGAGCATTACCTCGCTGCTTGTGCCCACAACGAGCATTTTCTAGAGTATCGCCAAATTGTCCGTGATCAAATTGAAAGTCAGCTAGCTGAGTATTTAGCACAAGGTGTAGAAAAGCCTTATGTGCTAGTGAATGAGAAAGCTGAGGAAAAAGCTGAAGCAGTAGTAAGTTAA
- a CDS encoding CheR family methyltransferase, protein MTSAERDPKFENLLIYLRQSRGFDFTGYKRSTLIRRVCKRMQSLTVENFEEYQDYLEVYPDEFNSLFNTILINVTAFFRDSSAWEYIAEQILPKLIKNKKTSDQIRIWSAGCASGEEAYTLAILMAEILGAEEFRQRVKIYATDVDEDALNQARQAVYSAKDVQTIPDELRQKYFEIVGNRYVFRQDLRRSVIFGRHDLLQDAPISRLDLLVSRNTLMYFNSETQGRILARFHFALNDNGYLFLGKAEMLLMHSALFTPLDLKNRIFTKVSTVNLRDRLLVMANSVDEESSSRLSRNLRLREMGFDTAPIAQVIIDINGTLVMVNEQARVLFALSPKDLTRPFQDLELSYRPVELRSLIERAYNERRPVSLTNVERYLSNTETQYLDVRITPLQETDNSFLGVSISFHDVTRYIKLQDALQRSQQELETTNEELQSTNEELETTNEELQSTNEELETTNEELQSTNEELETMNEELQSTNEELQTINNELSERTTELNRTNIFLVSILRSLQTGIVVIDNSFNISIWNYMVEDLWGLRTDEVFGKSIFSLDIGLPVEQLRSPIRDSLSGKKQFQEMILDATNRRGRQIKCYLAITPLLGMEMQGAVLMMADVERVSSMISIQEMEERRQQD, encoded by the coding sequence ATGACTTCCGCAGAAAGAGATCCTAAATTTGAAAATCTCCTGATTTATCTCAGACAAAGTCGGGGATTTGATTTTACAGGTTATAAACGCTCGACTTTGATCCGTCGGGTATGCAAGCGAATGCAGTCATTAACCGTAGAAAACTTTGAAGAATATCAAGACTATCTAGAAGTTTATCCAGATGAATTCAATTCTCTTTTCAACACTATTCTAATAAACGTCACTGCTTTTTTTCGAGATTCATCAGCTTGGGAATACATAGCAGAGCAAATATTGCCTAAACTGATTAAAAATAAAAAAACTTCTGACCAAATCCGCATCTGGAGCGCTGGTTGTGCTTCTGGGGAAGAAGCTTATACCTTGGCAATATTGATGGCTGAAATATTGGGAGCAGAGGAATTTCGCCAACGAGTGAAAATCTACGCCACAGATGTAGATGAAGATGCTCTCAACCAGGCTAGGCAAGCTGTATATTCAGCAAAAGATGTCCAAACGATACCAGATGAACTGCGGCAAAAATACTTTGAGATTGTCGGGAACCGCTATGTCTTCCGTCAAGACTTGCGCCGCTCAGTGATTTTTGGTCGCCATGATCTGCTTCAGGATGCCCCTATTTCTCGCTTAGATTTACTGGTTAGCCGTAATACATTAATGTATTTTAATTCTGAGACTCAAGGGCGAATTTTGGCCCGGTTTCATTTTGCACTAAATGATAATGGCTATCTGTTTTTGGGTAAAGCAGAGATGCTGCTGATGCATTCTGCTTTATTTACCCCACTAGACTTGAAAAACCGGATATTTACTAAGGTATCAACGGTGAATCTACGCGATCGCCTCCTTGTCATGGCAAATTCAGTAGATGAAGAATCTAGCAGCCGTTTGTCTCGAAACCTCCGGCTGCGAGAGATGGGTTTTGACACAGCACCAATCGCCCAAGTCATCATTGATATCAATGGGACTCTAGTAATGGTGAACGAGCAGGCGCGGGTTTTGTTCGCCCTTTCCCCCAAAGATTTAACTCGTCCCTTCCAGGATCTAGAACTTTCCTATCGGCCAGTTGAATTGCGATCGCTAATTGAACGGGCTTATAATGAACGCCGCCCTGTCAGCCTGACAAATGTAGAGCGCTATTTGTCAAACACAGAAACCCAATATCTGGATGTGCGAATTACGCCTTTGCAAGAAACAGACAACAGTTTTTTAGGAGTCAGCATCTCTTTTCATGATGTCACACGTTATATTAAACTCCAAGATGCCCTGCAACGTTCGCAACAAGAATTAGAAACTACCAACGAAGAACTCCAATCCACCAATGAAGAATTAGAAACTACCAACGAAGAACTCCAATCCACCAATGAAGAATTAGAAACTACCAACGAGGAACTGCAATCTACCAATGAAGAATTGGAGACAATGAATGAAGAACTCCAATCTACTAATGAAGAATTACAGACAATTAATAATGAACTGAGCGAACGCACCACAGAACTCAATCGCACAAACATTTTCCTTGTCTCTATTCTCAGAAGTCTCCAAACGGGAATAGTCGTAATTGACAACAGCTTTAACATCTCTATTTGGAATTACATGGTAGAAGATTTATGGGGCTTACGGACTGATGAAGTTTTCGGAAAGTCTATCTTCAGCTTGGATATTGGGCTACCTGTCGAGCAGTTGCGATCGCCCATCCGCGACTCCTTATCCGGGAAAAAGCAGTTTCAAGAAATGATCCTCGATGCTACCAATCGCCGGGGTAGACAAATCAAATGTTATCTGGCAATCACTCCACTACTTGGCATGGAAATGCAAGGAGCAGTTTTGATGATGGCAGATGTAGAAAGGGTCAGCAGTATGATTTCTATTCAAGAAATGGAGGAACGGCGACAGCAGGATTAA
- a CDS encoding NAD-dependent epimerase/dehydratase family protein: MSQKRILVTGASGCVGHYLTEALIKETDHELYLLVRNPSKLQIDTKVRSGINVLQGDMQNIRQFADLLSTIDTAVLTATAWGGDDTFDINVVKTIELLELLDPERCQQVIYFSTASVLDQYNQPLKEAGEIGTDYIRSKYECLEKKEKLAIAPKITTVFPTVVLGGDANKPYSAVTSGIPEVTKYINVIRFLEADGSFHFIHARDIATVVQYLIDYPPENDQPRRLVLGQAKLTANQAVKEVCAYLGKKIYFRIPISIALANLIIVLFRIRMAAWDRFCMNYRHFTYEKSINPDSFGLPNYCATMSDVLKISGVESVK; this comes from the coding sequence ATGAGCCAGAAACGGATTTTAGTAACTGGTGCAAGTGGTTGTGTAGGTCATTATTTAACAGAAGCCTTAATTAAAGAAACAGATCACGAACTCTATCTACTAGTTAGGAACCCAAGCAAACTGCAAATTGATACCAAGGTACGTTCGGGTATCAACGTTTTACAAGGTGATATGCAAAATATTCGCCAGTTTGCCGATTTGCTATCCACAATTGATACAGCGGTACTCACAGCCACAGCTTGGGGTGGTGATGACACATTTGATATTAATGTCGTTAAGACAATAGAATTGCTGGAACTGCTAGATCCAGAACGTTGCCAGCAGGTGATTTATTTTTCCACAGCCAGCGTTTTGGATCAGTACAATCAACCATTAAAAGAAGCCGGAGAAATTGGGACAGATTATATCCGTTCTAAATATGAGTGCTTAGAGAAAAAAGAAAAATTAGCGATCGCACCCAAAATTACCACAGTATTTCCCACTGTAGTATTGGGCGGTGATGCAAATAAACCTTATTCTGCTGTCACATCTGGCATTCCAGAAGTGACGAAATATATTAATGTGATTCGCTTTTTGGAAGCAGATGGCAGTTTTCACTTTATTCACGCACGAGATATTGCCACTGTAGTGCAATATTTAATCGATTATCCTCCCGAAAATGATCAACCACGTCGGCTTGTTTTAGGTCAAGCAAAGTTAACTGCTAATCAAGCAGTGAAAGAAGTTTGTGCTTATCTGGGCAAAAAGATTTACTTTCGCATTCCCATATCCATAGCATTGGCTAATTTGATTATTGTTCTTTTTCGCATTCGGATGGCCGCTTGGGATCGGTTTTGCATGAACTATCGGCATTTTACTTATGAAAAATCGATCAATCCCGATAGTTTCGGCTTGCCAAATTATTGTGCAACGATGAGCGATGTTTTAAAAATTAGTGGTGTTGAAAGTGTGAAGTAA
- the hemE gene encoding uroporphyrinogen decarboxylase, with the protein MGVYSTTPHLLRAARGEVVDRPPVWMMRQAGRYMKAYRDLRDKYPSFRDRSEIPEVAIEVSLQPWRAFQPDGVILFSDIVTPLPGLGIDMDIAEGKGPIIHSPLRTQEQIDLLHPLEPEAALPFIKTILQALRSEVGDKSTVLGFVGAPWTLAAYAVEGKGSKTYSIIKNMAFSDPTILHQLLAKLADAIAIYARYQIDSGAQVIQMFDSWAGQLSPQDYDTFALPYQQRVFQQVKQTHPDTPLILLVSGSAGVLERMAQSGADIVSVDWAVDMADARARLGKQVKVQGNLDPGVLFGSKQFIRDRILDTVRKAGNWGHILNLGHGVLPETPEENVAFFFETAKELNLAGVKN; encoded by the coding sequence ATGGGTGTTTATTCAACGACTCCTCATCTCTTACGGGCTGCTCGTGGTGAAGTAGTAGATCGTCCCCCTGTATGGATGATGCGACAAGCGGGACGATATATGAAAGCATATCGAGACCTAAGAGATAAGTATCCTTCGTTTCGCGATCGCTCGGAAATTCCAGAAGTGGCAATTGAAGTTTCCTTGCAACCGTGGAGAGCCTTCCAACCAGATGGAGTAATTTTATTTTCTGATATTGTCACCCCATTACCTGGTTTGGGCATTGACATGGATATTGCCGAAGGTAAGGGGCCAATCATTCACTCACCCCTCCGTACTCAAGAACAAATTGATCTTCTGCATCCTTTAGAACCAGAAGCAGCTCTACCATTTATCAAGACAATTTTGCAAGCGCTACGTTCTGAAGTAGGCGATAAGTCAACAGTGTTGGGCTTTGTGGGTGCGCCGTGGACGTTAGCAGCTTATGCGGTGGAAGGAAAAGGTTCTAAAACCTATTCCATCATCAAAAACATGGCATTTTCAGATCCGACGATATTGCATCAACTGTTAGCTAAATTAGCAGATGCGATCGCGATCTATGCCCGCTACCAAATTGACTCTGGTGCTCAAGTTATCCAAATGTTCGACTCTTGGGCGGGTCAATTAAGTCCTCAAGATTATGACACCTTTGCTCTCCCCTATCAGCAGAGAGTTTTCCAGCAAGTCAAGCAAACCCACCCCGATACACCTTTGATTTTGCTAGTTAGCGGTAGTGCCGGTGTGTTGGAAAGAATGGCACAATCTGGCGCTGATATTGTCAGTGTAGACTGGGCTGTGGATATGGCAGACGCACGAGCCAGATTAGGTAAACAAGTCAAAGTTCAAGGAAATCTTGACCCAGGTGTGCTATTCGGCTCTAAACAGTTTATCCGCGATCGCATTCTCGATACCGTTCGCAAAGCTGGTAATTGGGGTCATATTCTCAATCTTGGTCACGGTGTATTACCAGAAACTCCAGAAGAAAATGTCGCTTTCTTCTTTGAAACGGCAAAGGAACTTAATCTTGCAGGAGTCAAGAATTAG
- a CDS encoding chemotaxis protein CheB, which translates to MAENAKNHLPHFNNAAFDIVAIAASAGGLTALVKVLSTLPAKFPGAIAIVQHLGPQYRSFLAEILSRRTALTVKQAQEGDCLTPGTAYVAPPNRHLLVNGDGTLSLSQSELVHFLRPSADLLFESVAATYKDRAIAIVLTGTGSDGAIGVEAIKKMGGTVIVQDVKTAEFSGMPSAAIQTGNVDFILPLDEISNTLMTLVMGECK; encoded by the coding sequence ATGGCAGAAAATGCCAAAAATCATCTACCTCACTTTAATAATGCTGCTTTTGATATTGTAGCGATCGCAGCTTCCGCAGGTGGTCTGACTGCTCTAGTTAAAGTGTTATCAACTCTACCCGCAAAATTTCCAGGCGCGATCGCCATTGTGCAACACCTCGGCCCTCAATATCGCTCGTTCTTGGCAGAAATTCTGAGTCGGCGCACGGCTCTTACCGTCAAACAGGCACAAGAAGGAGATTGTCTTACCCCAGGAACGGCTTATGTTGCCCCACCTAATCGTCATTTGTTGGTTAACGGTGATGGTACTCTTTCCTTATCACAGTCGGAATTAGTACATTTTTTACGTCCTTCGGCTGACCTATTATTTGAATCAGTTGCAGCCACTTACAAAGATAGAGCGATCGCCATTGTGCTAACTGGAACGGGTAGCGATGGCGCAATCGGAGTAGAAGCGATTAAAAAAATGGGTGGCACTGTTATTGTCCAAGACGTAAAAACCGCCGAATTTTCGGGGATGCCCTCAGCCGCAATTCAAACTGGCAACGTAGATTTTATTCTCCCCCTTGATGAAATCTCCAACACCCTGATGACTTTGGTCATGGGAGAATGTAAGTAG